The genomic segment GGTTTCGTGTGAAGCAGACTTGCAATGAGGCTCGCACCGGTGGAAATAAAATCGGCCTCCTGCTTAAATGTGTAGATGTTCATACTTGTTAATGACCTCCTTTTGGTTTTCGGTAGTTCCGGACATTCTGATAAGATTGCTCCAGCTTGGGAACATACTGTCCGAACTGCTCGCTGCTCATGCCCATGAAAAGAATATCAATAATATGAAGCTGGGCTACCCTTGAAGCCATATCGCCTCTGCGCATGCCTTCCTCGAGAGAAGAAACAAACAGGGGAATGTCGGCCAAGGATGCCAGCGTGTTGCTGCTGTAAGAAGTAAGGGTAATGGTCCGTGCTCCGCTGTCTTTGGCACAGGCAAGAGCATTGAGCGTTTCCTCGGTTTCCCCGGAATATGAAATGGCGACAGCCACATCCCGGTCCGTGAGTGTCGAAGCAGATGTGATCTGCATATGGGGATCTGCGAAGGCGGTGCAGTTTTTACCGATGCGGATCAGCTTCTGGTAGAAGTCGAGTGCAACAACCGATGAGGTTGCAACACCATACAAATCGATCCGCTGTGCCTTACACAGCAGCGTTATGGCCTCTGAGAGCCGGCCCATATCCAGCAGTGAAGTGGTATCCCGGATGGAGGTGAGATGGTTGGCTTCCATAGCCTCCACAATTTTGGATAACGGGTTGTTGGCCACGATGTCCTGGTAGGAAGAAGCGTGACTTCGTTCCTGCATTTCCGTATGGGCAATTTCAGCGGACAGCTTGACCTTCAAATCGGGATAACCCTTTAAATGGAATACTTTGCAAAAGCGGGTCACCGTGGCAGGACTGGTTCCGCACTGCTCGGCCAGATCCTTGATTCCCATATGCACGACTTCCGCCGGGGATGAGAGAATAAAATCGGCAATCCGGCGTTCCTGCTGGGACAGTTTTTCTTTTTCCTGTGCCAGGGCATACAAGATAGGTGCCACGAAAGGACCTCCTTACTCATAAAATGAATGAAAATTATTTTAGCTATTGTTTTTCATAATAAGAAAATTATTTTTATGTCTAACCCCATCATAGGTCAAAAGTCTCCTGGTGACAAGGGGCAATCCGGATTTATTTGGACAGTCATTCCCCAGGAAATGACAAAGCCCGCGTTCACCGGAACACGGGCTTTGACTCGGGTACATTTATGTCGGATTAGCGATTATGCACTAATACGCGTTTTTTTTGTTCTTCCAACTTCCTGCCGCAAGATTTGCCATACAATATAGGCCAGAATAATCATTTGCGGTATAAAGGTTTCCCAGGTAGGATACATGCCGAGCCATGAGATGGACGGCAGGGAAGACTGAGAATGTGCCGACAAACGGCCCGCAACCTGCAGGGAATGAACGCTGTCACCAAGGAAGCGGAATACCAGATAGTAAATCAGCAGCGTGGCTCCCAGGAAAAAGGCCCGAAGCGGCAGCGATGCGCTGAGGACAATAATCGCGTATCCCAAAATGGCAAGAATGACAAGCGCGATCACGACGCCTAAAATCAGCTGAAGCATCGGGATGGAGGAAGCCATACCGACATAAAATATGGTTGTTTCCGCCCCTTCCCGCAAAATGGCCAGCAGAGCCACAGAGTACAGCGACCAGAGACTGCCTTTGGCAAGGGCATTGCTGACTTGATTGCCTACATATTGATTCCAGGCTTTTGTATTGGATTTATTATGCAGCCATTGACCGACCGTAATCATCATAACAACGGCAACCAGACCGGTGATGCCTTCAATCATTTCACGGGCACTGCCAGAAGCAGCTTGTGAAATGGTGTAGGTGAGTACAACCGCCAGAATAATCGACAGGACAAACCCGGTGCCAGCACCAGACCATATGTATTTACGTCCCGCACTATTGCCGCTGCGTTTCAGATAGGACAGCAGTGCTGCGATGACGAGAATGGCCTCCAGACCTTCACGGAGCAGCACGAGTGCAGCATCCCAAACGGTATAGCTATGACTTCCCGCGATGGGTGTCAAAGAATTTTTCATTTCTTCGATTAAGGTTAATGCTTCCTTATCACGTGGAGGGGATGATAGAAGGTACCCTGAAACTTCAGACATTTGATTCTCGACTTCGGTGTACAAGGCCGGCGATGAAATACGGACTTCGCCTTCGACGGAAGGCCATGCCGCGATAAATTTGTTCATGTTATCCGCAGCCTTATCACTTTGACCTTCCACTGTCTGCTGACGGACCGTTTCCAGAATGCCCAGAAGATCGGACAATGTATATTTGCTTCCGCTTTCAGCTAAGCCGGTATTCTGTATCTTTCCTTCCGTATAATCGGTCAGGAGCGTGAGCAGCTTCTTCATTTCCTGTGCTGCCTGCT from the Paenibacillus sp. J23TS9 genome contains:
- a CDS encoding MurR/RpiR family transcriptional regulator — protein: MAPILYALAQEKEKLSQQERRIADFILSSPAEVVHMGIKDLAEQCGTSPATVTRFCKVFHLKGYPDLKVKLSAEIAHTEMQERSHASSYQDIVANNPLSKIVEAMEANHLTSIRDTTSLLDMGRLSEAITLLCKAQRIDLYGVATSSVVALDFYQKLIRIGKNCTAFADPHMQITSASTLTDRDVAVAISYSGETEETLNALACAKDSGARTITLTSYSSNTLASLADIPLFVSSLEEGMRRGDMASRVAQLHIIDILFMGMSSEQFGQYVPKLEQSYQNVRNYRKPKGGH
- a CDS encoding FTR1 family protein; the protein is MRPRNHFMPCNQHNRKRPAALAFLFLAMLLVLHLTAAPAFAETAPASSVDHLLPAVGSALVEAGQQQWKEAAGDLQQFKEQWLLVKQTGRKDLADAEAQVDAALADAESKLQAEDAGSKQALSVLAKAVNTYVEASAEQQGGSNKASGGTEAASKLIPFAKESLSAIESKDWVKAKSSYQNIVDAWPKSETPIRSENFAVYGQLETQISLVRIALQADPVREEQAAQEMKKLLTLLTDYTEGKIQNTGLAESGSKYTLSDLLGILETVRQQTVEGQSDKAADNMNKFIAAWPSVEGEVRISSPALYTEVENQMSEVSGYLLSSPPRDKEALTLIEEMKNSLTPIAGSHSYTVWDAALVLLREGLEAILVIAALLSYLKRSGNSAGRKYIWSGAGTGFVLSIILAVVLTYTISQAASGSAREMIEGITGLVAVVMMITVGQWLHNKSNTKAWNQYVGNQVSNALAKGSLWSLYSVALLAILREGAETTIFYVGMASSIPMLQLILGVVIALVILAILGYAIIVLSASLPLRAFFLGATLLIYYLVFRFLGDSVHSLQVAGRLSAHSQSSLPSISWLGMYPTWETFIPQMIILAYIVWQILRQEVGRTKKTRISA